A genomic stretch from Procambarus clarkii isolate CNS0578487 chromosome 14, FALCON_Pclarkii_2.0, whole genome shotgun sequence includes:
- the LOC123769764 gene encoding uncharacterized protein — MAATQFLLVTLVVAASAAPQLGVDTNLPPTPYNFAYGVNVPETGDAKEHKESLSPSGRTEGEYRWLQPNGLFRVVRYYVEGDSGFQAQVSEEPGPDITNYYVNSLSQESSSGVPASQGIAKSFDAGQSALGAAVNVISAPQPSLSRPSNSRPPQNFQGQQQRFRNEQSFSNQESFTKQESFSSQQSFNSQQGSIGNVIDGGIIDGGIIDGGIIDGGIIDGGYIN, encoded by the exons atggctgcgacACAG TTCCTcctggtgaccctggtggtggctgccagCGCCGCCCCTCAGCTGGGAGTCGACACTAATCTG CCACCGACGCCCTACAACTTCGCGTACGGCGTCAATGTTCCTGAGACGGGCGACGCCAAGGAGCACAAGGAGTCCCTCTCCCCGTCCGGACGGACTGAGGGAGAGTACCGCTGGCTTCAGCCCAACGGACTCTTCAG AGTGGTCCGCTACTATGTGGAAGGAGACTCGGGTTTCCAGGCTCAGGTAAGTGAGGAGCCCGGTCCAGACATCACCAACTACTACGTCAACTCCCTCAGCCAGGAGTCATCATCAGGGGTTCCCGCGTCTCAGGGCATCGCTAAGAGTTTCGACGCGGGACAGTCAGCCTTGGGAGCTGCTGTCAATGTCATCAGCGCGCCCCAGCCCAGCCTCAGCCGCCCGTCCAACTCCCGACCACCACAAAACTTCCAGGGACAACAACAGAGGTTCAGGAACGAACAGAGCTTCAGCAATCAAGAGAGTTTTACCAAACAAGAGAGCTTTAGCAGCCAGCAAAGTTTCAACAGCCAACAGGGATCCATCGGCAATGTTATTGATGGAGGAATCATAGACGGTGGAATCATAGACGGAGGAATCATAGACGGTGGCATCATAGACGGAGGTTACATCAACTAA
- the LOC138364691 gene encoding DNA-directed RNA polymerase II subunit RPB1-like gives MISQKELTLFLSMFADGVKNMRKIKTEEDKYTSHCQEYTPHCQEYTPHCQEYTSHCQEYTPHCQEYTPHCQEYTSHCQEYTPHCQEYTSHCQEYTPHCQEYTPHCQEYTPHCQEYTPHCQEYTPHCQEYTPHCQEYTPHCQEYTPHCQEYTPHCQEYTPHCQEYTPHCQEYTPHCQEYTPHCQEYTPHCQEYTPHCQEYTPHCQEYTPHCQEYTPHCQEYTPHCQEYTPHCQEYTPHCQEYTPHCQEYTPHCQEYTPHCQEYTSHCQEYTSHCQEYTPHCQEYTSHCQEYTSHCQEYTPHCQEYTSHCQEYTSHCQEYTPHCQEYTPHCQEYTSHCQEYTSHCQEYTPHCQEYTPHCQEYTPHCQEYTPHCQEYTPHCQEYTPHCQEYTSHCQDYTLHC, from the exons atgatctcccagaaggaattgactttgttcctctcgatgtttgctgatggcgTAAAAAATATGAGGAagatcaagacagaggaagata AGTACACGTCACACTGTCAAGAGTACACCCCACACTGTCAAGAGTACACCCCACACTGTCAAGAGTACACGTCACACTGTCAAGAGTACACCCCACACTGTCAAGAGTACACCCCACACTGTCAAGAGTACACGTCACACTGTCAAGAGTACACCCCACACTGTCAAGAGTACACGTCACACTGTCAAGAGTACACCCCACACTGTCAAGAGTACACCCCACACTGTCAAGAGTACACCCCACACTGTCAAGAGTACACCCCACACTGTCAAGAGTACACCCCACACTGTCAAGAGTACACCCCACACTGTCAAGAGTACACCCCACACTGTCAAGAGTACACCCCACACTGTCAAGAGTACACCCCACACTGTCAAGAGTACACCCCACACTGTCAAGAGTACACCCCACACTGTCAAGAGTACACCCCACACTGTCAAGAGTACACCCCACACTGTCAAGAGTACACCCCACACTGTCAAGAGTACACCCCACACTGTCAAGAGTACACCCCACACTGTCAAGAGTACACCCCACACTGTCAAGAGTACACCCCACACTGTCAAGAGTACACCCCACACTGTCAAGAGTACACCCCACACTGTCAAGAGTACACCCCACACTGTCAAGAGTACACCCCACACTGTCAAGAGTACACCCCACACTGTCAAGAGTACACCCCACACTGTCAAGAGTACACGTCACACTGTCAAGAGTACACGTCACACTGTCAAGAGTACACCCCACACTGTCAAGAGTACACGTCACACTGTCAAGAGTACACGTCACACTGTCAAGAGTACACCCCACACTGTCAAGAGTACACGTCACACTGTCAAGAGTACACGTCACACTGTCAAGAGTACACCCCACACTGTCAAGAGTACACCCCACACTGTCAAGAGTACACGTCACACTGTCAAGAGTACACGTCACACTGTCAAGAGTACACCCCACACTGTCAAGAGTACACCCCACACTGTCAAGAGTACACCCCACACTGTCAAGAGTACACCCCACACTGTCAAGAGTACACCCCACACTGTCAAGAGTACACCCCACACTGTCAAGAGTACACCTCACACTGTCAAGATTACACGCTACACTGTTAa